The stretch of DNA GTCCGGTACTGCCTCCTCCGCCCCCACTCATCCGATTCAGCGGAAGGGCCTCATATTTGGTCTTCAGCTCCGGATGTTGCGCGAGATATCCTTTGACTGCCGCATCATCAGCAAACACATCCTTGCTGCGCGCACGGTAATCTTCAAGCGTTAAACCATGCTTGGACAAGAGTGTGGTCAGTTTCGCGTTGATGTCGTCGCTCATCTCCTTCATTTTCTCCGGCGACGGCCGCTGTCCGGACCCGTAAGACTCTCCACCCTTGAAATAATTCGTCATCATTTCGCCGATTTCGATCCGGGCGTTCACAAACTTCTCCACATCGGCCGGTTCCGTTGCCAGACCATTCCCTGCGAACAGCACGACGCCCAATGAGACCCCGACAATATGGCGTGAGAGATACCTACTCATAATGTCTCCTCAACGAATGGAATCAACAATGTGGTTACTGTCGGGCATCATAGCATTTCAGACCACCACTGTGCATGGAAGGCGAAACTCGTACGGCCTCATTCGATCGACAACCGTGCCCAAATCCCCGTGGTATTCCACATGGAAATACGTTCGAGCAAGGTCCTGCAGGTGTGAGCCGAGGTATCGGGAGAAAAACCTTCACGGCCGGAAACAATGCTCTGGGGGGGGTGTAATAGTGGAGATAGCCTACCTAGCCGGTTAGCCTGGCTCAAGGTGCACAACACCGTTAGAGACGAACGTGCGCTCTGTACGCCCGATCATTCATCATATTTCCGGGCATTGCCGTAGGACTTCTCGACGGGATACTTGGCCTCGTTCTTCTTTAACTTCGACAGCACCGCGGCATTCACATCCAGACCCAGATCATGACAAAGGTAGGAAAGCAGAATCACCACATCGGCAATTTCATCCTCCACACGCACTCGTGCCGGGCTTTCCAGGAGACGGGCCGCCTCGTCATGAGATTTCCACTGGAAGACCTCCAGCAACTCACTCGCCTCGACAGTGATGGCCGCCGCGAGTTCCTTGGGCTTGTGAAACTGCTCCCAATCGCGCTTCCGCCGAAACTCCAGCACCGCAGTCAACACATCGTCGTTCAACATCGGGGTTCATTCCCTCGAATCACGTGCCGGATCAGGCGCGAACAACTGCCACGAACAATACGTTGCTCGCCGGGCTCAGAATACGTTCGGGGCGTAAGACACAGCGTCCATTCGTGCAAGAGACGCTATCGCTGGTTGGTGCGGGAGGCGGGACTTGAACCCGCACACCTTTTACAGTACAGGATTTTAAGTCCTGGGCGTCTGCCGATTCCGCCACTCCCGCAGAGAGAAAAGTATCGGGGCGAAATCTAACATCGGGCTCCCGGGGGGTCAAGCGATCGGCAGAACATCTTCACACGTGCAAGCGGCCTGTCCCTCCCGAGACAGGCCGTTGCAGTGTCATTGCTCTATCGAAACCAGTGCCGACAAGCCGGCAGGCTTACGCGGCTTCTTTATGATCGTCTCGCTTCACCAATGCTTTACTACGTTCCACCATAGTGGACACGCCGCTCTTCACCGAGCGACTGAACCGGGTGGCCTGGACCTGTGCCCGCTTCGCATACCGCGCCACGTCGCGCCTCGTTTCCGCCCCGCTCTTCGGTGCCAGGAGTAACCCCAGCGCCGCACCCACAATTGCGCCCCCTCCGATAATGGCTGCAATCTTCGCTGCTTCACGCCCCTTGGTAGACATCGTGACATCCTCCCTTTGGTACAACAAGGTTTACTGTCCACTGACTTTCGGCGAGAGCTACTGATGACTACAGCATCAACCGTGCCACAGACGCGTGATGCGGATTCACTGGGTATTTCTGCGATGCGTCAAAATCGGGTTAGCGACTTCTCATAAAGGGTGCTGTTTTGTGAACAACGGAAGGAGACAACCGTTTCAGAAAAGCGACAGGTGTTCCTAAGGAAACCAGCTGATCGGGCTGCAGGCCTTGCCCGGCAAGGCTTCAAGCCCAGCCTTGCATTGCAGAACAGGCTCACATAAGATCGCGAAACTATGTGGGGTCCTTCTATGCTGTCCTCGTTACACGCCATTGTGTATCCCGATATCGACCCGGTCTTCTTGCGGTTAGGGCCACTCCAGTTCCGGTGGTACGGCTTGATGTATCTCATCGGACTCACCCTGGCCTACTTCATCATCGGGGCTCGGGCCAGGGCACAGAAGCTGCCGCTGAATAAGGATCAGGTCTACGATATGATCGTCTACGCGGCAGTCGGCGTCTTTGCCGGAGGCCGATTAGGCTATGTGCTCTTCTATAACCTCTCCTACTATCTGGAGAATCCGCTCAAGGTTTTCGCCGTCTGGGAAGGCGGCATGTCGTTCCATGGCGGCCTGATCGGCACAATTGTGGCCCTCATCCTGTTTGCCAGGCGGCAAGGCATGACGATCCTGACTATTGCCGACCTAGCGGCCGGTGTGACCCCGGTGGGTCTCGGACTGGGGCGAATTGGCAATTTCATCAACGGCGAACTATACGGCCGCCCCACCGACGTAGACTGGTGTATGGTGTTCCCGGCCGGCGGCATGGCCTGCCGCCATCCTTCCCAGCTGTATGAAGCGTTCCTGGAAGGACTGCTGCTC from Nitrospira sp. encodes:
- a CDS encoding nucleotide pyrophosphohydrolase, with protein sequence MLNDDVLTAVLEFRRKRDWEQFHKPKELAAAITVEASELLEVFQWKSHDEAARLLESPARVRVEDEIADVVILLSYLCHDLGLDVNAAVLSKLKKNEAKYPVEKSYGNARKYDE
- a CDS encoding YtxH domain-containing protein, with amino-acid sequence MSTKGREAAKIAAIIGGGAIVGAALGLLLAPKSGAETRRDVARYAKRAQVQATRFSRSVKSGVSTMVERSKALVKRDDHKEAA
- the lgt gene encoding prolipoprotein diacylglyceryl transferase, coding for MLSSLHAIVYPDIDPVFLRLGPLQFRWYGLMYLIGLTLAYFIIGARARAQKLPLNKDQVYDMIVYAAVGVFAGGRLGYVLFYNLSYYLENPLKVFAVWEGGMSFHGGLIGTIVALILFARRQGMTILTIADLAAGVTPVGLGLGRIGNFINGELYGRPTDVDWCMVFPAGGMACRHPSQLYEAFLEGLLLFTVLWLITRRLPPPGTVFGAFLVGYGICRIVVEFFREPDAQIGFIIGTISMGQMLSIPMIVAGAVILAIASQRKRPLQPDSGSAAPL